CAGCAGTAGATTATGCCAAAGATAACACTACCTTCAACTCAGATCCAATGAAATGTGGTACCTCACGAAGACACTTATGTTGCTCTCTCAACAGCAAGGTGAATTCTTATGTGCTCGAAGTATCCATATTCGGATACAAGACTAAAGAACCGGATATGCTAATACCATATTCGGAAGAAAGTTGTATCCTTTTCAAGTGACGAAACTCAATAGTTTACTATAATCTTCAATTCCTTTATTGTCCCGTTCTGAATAGAGTTCTTTTGATGTCTTCAACAAtcaaagtctaatcgttgatccttcagagaaagttccaggtttcaatcttcccaggaaaatttgttgtattttatatcgactggtcatggtcgttgcaatagtatgcaaATGGAATCTATGTGAGTGtgatgtagaagaaaccattgaccacttggtgaatacttttccaatttataaatttcatggtagtTCCCAAGCTAtccatgtaaaaaaaaaactaattgcTAGAcggattcaattatttcaaactaCACAACACAAAACTTTTCAGATGTAAACAGCTATCAAACTAATACTACTACTACTAATCCAATCCTGCTCATAGATGTCAGTTAAGGGTGTAGGGTCTACCAACTTTAAAAAAATGGCCTGTATGTAAAATCTGCTAGCATTTTTCCttgatttatatttagataAGAGATGTGGAATGAACTTGGCTAAAGCTTTTCTGGAATATTACCACTGTATAGGTGTTATTCCAACGCAGCTCCTTAAAGAAATACCGAGCAAGAAAAAGAGGCCAAAACGACGTTTCAAACGGAACAAGGATAGGTTTCGTCCAGATACAACCAGAAGATCTGCACAGGTTCATGTGAAAGATATAAGTATTACTTACGATAGTGAAATCTCCTTGGAAGCTTTCAGTTACAGAGCTATGGGAAGTCCTgttggaatattgaaaaatagaagGTTTAATCAAAAACTTGAAGATGTTAGTGATCATTACATTGTCTCGCTTACAGAACCTACGTTATCCATCATCGACATGAACGAAATGTTAACTataaactgatttttttaaatattaggAAATTTTGTTCCATTGGATTTTCTTGTTAAGCTTTCCATTATATTCCCTTTGAAgcaaatgttatttattctaGGTATTGTCACAATCCTTAATGTTGACTATTTCCAAATGACTTATAACAAACCGAAGTATATTTATAAGGCAATTTCTAAATACAAGTTTTATATAATTCGGTGTATTATTTGCTCCTATCTCGAAGAATTCTCCAAACTCAAtgataatactacgtatttgcagaattgaaaaagaaaaagatttttttcgaaaaaagtttttctgtGAGTCCTCATTGCAAccatttatttcataagaatcccattaactcatgaaccgttgagtttttacccaaggtatggcatattgccgaaattgtcgtcaaaaaaactatctaaagatgcaataatatactgggtgtgccatttgaagtAGCGAAGTACCTACCACTTTTTGACATAAGCGGCAACACCGCaacactgaaaatattttaaatcgaTAGAGCAGTTGTTCTTGTCTtggaaaccaaattttcaatgaattcttgtTTTCCGTTCTTGAACGTAGATGTTTCGTAAACATCTAACGTACCATCGACcgtgatacaccctgtatacatttaatgagtttttatttttgataatataatTGATGTGTACCTAAAGACTTTTTTCCGATTACCTTCCTCCTAACCACCTCACACAGAGGGTTTTTTTTCCTAAAACGATTCCAAAGGTTCCATAATTTTTGTCCTTATGAAGTTTTCATCTTTCAAATATTCGTGTAAAATTCCTTTCGGTGAGCCTTTCTTCTGAAATATATGCTTGAAAAAGCCAAGTCCTCTTCGTATCTATTATATTCAGATACCAAAATAGTTCAACTAATAATAGAAAGCCAATTCAATAGATGTAGGTACGCTTTCCCAGTCTTCATTTGCAACTCCTGTAAGTTAGTTGTTTATAcatgttagaatgaaaaaattccAGAGTGAATGTGAAAAAGTTATAGCACAAATATCGACTGACGATATAACAAAATTCAATGATGCCCAAGACCATGaatctcgaataaaaatcattttcaaatacgCCGACAgcatttcagtcgattttaaggAACCCAGCAAAGATGTTAAGATTTCCGAAAGCGAAAAAACTAAAGGGAATTCTTTCTTCGCGAAGAAAGATTACAAACGTGCAATCAATGCTTATAATGCAGGTATAATAAATTGTCCTCAAAATGATGGTAAGTCCCGAAATCAGTAGTAGTAAATAGTGGTAAACATTAGGAGGCAAAAATACTAATAGAGTTAATTATAcactttttattaatattgttttGCCTTTTTAAAATGTGAATTAGcttgtggtagcttcaggaactttctggtataggtcagTGATAACaatacaaatttctttgcctgagcaagacccggagtgtttctccagagggttttgCTATTGTCCCACTCCTATTGTTGGACCAATGCCTTTcattggtattttccaagcctACAGAAAAGCTCAGGAACAACAGGTGTAAACCTTGAttccctttttgcaagttcatcggcaaGTTCATTCCCTTGgataccacaatgccccggtaTCCATACCAGAGTAACTTTAttccctctggccagttgctttatgataTTACAGCACCCCATGTCAATAGACCTCCGCAGCTAGATCCCTAGTTAGGAACTTTGTAAGTTCGTCCTTTTCTGAGCACAAGATAAGCTCTTGGACCTACTAACCTATCACAATATATCATCTGGTATATGGTATTTGGGAGGCCTCTAATTTGGCCCCCATTATTCCAGGGCTCTTGTATCAGCCCTATGTCAATGTGCCTCCTCGACCTTCTCCAGCATAAGGCACTGGAGGCTTCCTTTGAGTGCTAATAAAAAGAGGAATAAAACAATGCCCCTTTTGTCACAGATCtatgaaaaccatggtcaaattgtgTTTCCTACTGTTTGAACAGCCAGCTCATTTTCCAGATCTGCCAACACCACCTTCTAACAACCCAGCTCAGTTTTTACTGCTTACACCTTAAGGACTTATGGAGTGAAGTTAAATctattcatttaatttattttcaagtttGCACAATAATGTTCCTCTGTTTAGCaagtgaatatttttcttttttaccaCCCTTTCTACAAACTTGTATTTAAATTCGTAGATTCGTCAAAGGAACTTCTGGCCATCCTTGTGGCCAACAGAAGCGCTGCGTTCTTCGAAATGCAAGAATACAAAAAAGTGCTTGATGATATAGATTACATAATGGAAATTGACAAATATCCAAAACATCTCCTATATAAGATTTGGTTGAGAAAAGCTAAATGTTACGATGCCTTCCAAAATGAGAAATCAGCAGATGAAATTTACGAACAAGCTGTAGAATGTTTGAAATACAGTAAACTAGATAATATGGATATATCGTCTAAAGTAGAAGAGATCAAGAATAACAGacaaaacgtgaaatataaaCAAATGCCATTAGTCAAGGTCTATGCTGAAGAATCCTTCGTTCCTCATGAAACATACGTGTCATCTCACAATAAAGTTCATTTTGATCAGGATGAGTTTCAAGGTAGATTTGCTAGAGCAACAGAAGATATACCGGTAGGTCAGATCATAATTCAAGAAAACCCACATTGTTGCGTTTTAGCGCCAGAAAATAAGCTAACTAACTGTCAGCACTGTTTGATTTCTACAGAGCAAGTTTTCGCTTGCCCAAACTGCCCTTCAGTTATTTTTTGCAGCAACAACTGTGAACGTCTAGCCAATGGCTCTTACCACAAGTTTGAGTGTGCATTCCAGAGTACACTTCATGAATCTGGAGCTTCAATCAATTGCGCTTTAGCGCTAAGGATCATAacgcaaaaaaatattaaattcttcAGGGACATCAGACGACAACTCAAAGATTTTCTGAAAGACAATTGTAGTGAATCTTATAAGTTCGATGTGTACAAATCGGAGAATTACAAAACCGTCTTTTTCCTATGCAGAAATGAATTTTCCAGGAATAAAGAGGAATTGCTGCACTACACGATAATGgctatctatctgctgaaactGCTTCTGCACACTGATTATTTCCACAAGAAAGGAGAATATAAGGGCGAATTGTCAGCAGATGAATTATTCATAGCATCACTTCTGATTAGACATCTGGAatcattacaattcaattgtcaCGAAATTGCTGAACTTAGGAACACCAATGATGAAGTTGACGGTACGAGAACAGTGTCTTATAAATTACATGGCACTGGTGCAGCTCTCTATCCTACTGCAGCTCTTTTCAATCACTCATGTGACCCCAGCATTATCAGGTGAGTTTCTGACTTCAACGAAACAATTATTCAGTTTAATAAATAAGTTAGGAAGAGACAATAAAATTACCACAGATTACTTCTtcacatcaacagcgattattatatagcgttattggatcgtatacgggatgaaatcgttaaaaaacggccccattcgaagaaaaaaagggtCAGTTTCATCAAGACAGTGCGCCGTATcacaattcaatgaaaacaatggtaaaattgcatgaattcggcttcgaatagcttctgcatccaccgtattcgccagatctggcctccagcgactttttcctgttctcagaccttaaaagaatgctcgctggaaagaaatttagcgccaatgaaggagtaatcgccgaaactgtagcctattttgaagcgaaagacataTCGTACTGAAAACATGGTACCGGAAAGGTagaagatcgttataatcgctgtatcgccctcgaaggcaactatgctgaataataaaatcgaattttgacaaaaaaaatgtgttttactatggtagaccgggaacttttcaattggcctgttatgtattatattttttaagAGATATTCGAAACCTGGAGCAACCCTAAAAATGTTGAGTCCCTATTAATTCAGTAGAGTGTAATTCAAAATTTAGGAAACTTGTAAATTGGAACTTTAATTTCAGGTACAATTCCAAAAATAAACTCATTGTGAGAACGATAAAACCTATAAAAAAGGGAGACATAATTTACGAAAATTATGGTCCTATTTATACaactatgaagagagaatttcgacagcaatttttgaaaaaacgcTACTGGTTTGATTGTGTGTGTTCGCCATGCGTTGAGTACTGGCCACTTTTGGAAAAAATGGATGAACAAGATATGAAAATAGGATGCGAAAATTGttctaatattttcattataaataaatcaAACATACAGCCCTTTTTGGACTGCAATTGGTGTGGAAAGAAGAAAAACCTTATGCCGATTCTCAGAAATTTGATGGTGAGTGATTAGAATGATTTAATCGCATAAATTTTAAGTACCTATATTTAATGATTTGCCAATTTCAGGTTCTAGAAACACTTCTAGCGAAAGCTGAATCATTTTACGAAAATAACGATTTAACAGGGGCTATCAAATTATTTCTGCAAGCACTGAACATTCTTTATGACAATTTGAAACCTCCTTGTCCTGATATGGTTAAAATTCAACAAAGGCTGAAGACTTGTTTTGTACATTATGGTAACAAAATGATAGATTATAAGTTCAGCGAATGATCCATTTGTTTATTACAAATGGCTAGTCGAAAGAAAAACGAATAAAGTCTTTTACCtactatttttatttgttttcccagcacacaaaaagaaaaaataattttttttattattttagtttCACCCTTTAAAATTCATGAATCTGATTCTCAAGGCGAAAACAAACccactcaaaatttttttctgttttatgtATAAAGTGCAGTATGAAAAACGAGGCAACAACATTTCATCAGCAAATACTcataaattgaaaagaaaaatcgaaaattcactttcaaataaGCATTCAAGAACAcatatgaaataaataagtaAATAGCAATAATGAACATCATTGAATACAAATTGATACGGGAAGATAAACGTAATATGTTAAATTCCAGTTTTTTTGCGCTAAAAACAGATTTGCGGGCGACATAACTTTGTAATCTTTCAGTCATcgctatttattgaaactttccGTATTGAATTCTTCATATCATTATTTAGAAACATAACAAGTGCGCAAAAATGTATTCAACCGATTCAGAGAAAGAAATTACGTCTATCATCGCCTCTTGTATTCTATCTTATGGAGAAGATGGCATACCTCTAAGTGAAATTCAGGAAGAGTTCGAAGCTTTATGTGGTTACCCTATTCCCTACAGAGAATTCGGTTATGATAATTTGAGCACATTTTTAATCACACTTCCAAATATTTATATCATAAAAGATCGGTTTAGAAATGACATTGTCATCGAACACAGCCCAAAATTGAATCATATAAAACAATTAataacaa
Above is a window of Harmonia axyridis chromosome X, icHarAxyr1.1, whole genome shotgun sequence DNA encoding:
- the LOC123686182 gene encoding uncharacterized protein LOC123686182 gives rise to the protein MSTVIECIDPLQHTSIYHRREDSDESDGENGMGNLNRFIVRPPGHSGKAKRGHLCFDASFETGNLGRVDLVNEYEYDLYIRPDTCSPRFRFWFNFTVDNVKQDQRVIFNIVNMHLGRNLFNNRMTPLVKSTSRNKWQRMPKEYVFYHRSANHRNHYVLSFIFGFDKEDEVYQFSMAIPYSYSRLQTFLKVLESRASYLNGNFNRESLTKSLQNRRLELVTIGNDKEIEHKNKKRTVAVMARIHPGDSPSSMVCQGLLELLISSSSLASILRESVVFKVLPMMNPDGVFVGNYRSNITGADLNRSWHIATSFSHPTIWAVLQMFRSFSNEKSHQLDFVIDIHAHSNLTGCFIYGNTYDDVYRYERHILFPKLFAASAVDYAKDNTTFNSDPMKCGTSRRHLCCSLNSKVNSYVLEVSIFGYKTKEPDMLIPYSEESYKRCGMNLAKAFLEYYHCIGVIPTQLLKEIPSKKKRPKRRFKRNKDRFRPDTTRRSAQVHVKDISITYDSEISLEAFSYRAMGSPVGILKNRRFNQKLEDVSDHYIVSLTEPTLSIIDMNEMLTILFIHVRMKKFQSECEKVIAQISTDDITKFNDAQDHESRIKIIFKYADSISVDFKEPSKDVKISESEKTKGNSFFAKKDYKRAINAYNAGIINCPQNDDSSKELLAILVANRSAAFFEMQEYKKVLDDIDYIMEIDKYPKHLLYKIWLRKAKCYDAFQNEKSADEIYEQAVECLKYSKLDNMDISSKVEEIKNNRQNVKYKQMPLVKVYAEESFVPHETYVSSHNKVHFDQDEFQGRFARATEDIPVGQIIIQENPHCCVLAPENKLTNCQHCLISTEQVFACPNCPSVIFCSNNCERLANGSYHKFECAFQSTLHESGASINCALALRIITQKNIKFFRDIRRQLKDFLKDNCSESYKFDVYKSENYKTVFFLCRNEFSRNKEELLHYTIMAIYLLKLLLHTDYFHKKGEYKGELSADELFIASLLIRHLESLQFNCHEIAELRNTNDEVDGTRTVSYKLHGTGAALYPTAALFNHSCDPSIIRYNSKNKLIVRTIKPIKKGDIIYENYGPIYTTMKREFRQQFLKKRYWFDCVCSPCVEYWPLLEKMDEQDMKIGCENCSNIFIINKSNIQPFLDCNWCGKKKNLMPILRNLMVLETLLAKAESFYENNDLTGAIKLFLQALNILYDNLKPPCPDMVKIQQRLKTCFVHYGNKMIDYKFSE